One window of the Oncorhynchus kisutch isolate 150728-3 unplaced genomic scaffold, Okis_V2 scaffold3958, whole genome shotgun sequence genome contains the following:
- the LOC116372499 gene encoding stonustoxin subunit beta-like, translating to EEGCASLVSALRSNPSHLRELDLSNNDLKDSGVRLLSAGLGNPHCKLETLRLSGCLVTEEGCASLVSALRSNPSHLRELDLSNNHPGDSGVRLLSAGLEDPHCRLEKLNVEHGGENRMKPGLRKYVCDLTLDPNTVNRLLSLSEENRKVTCRREKQPYPDHPERFEDCRQVLCREGLTGRCYWEVEWSGRRAGIGVTYKGISRGGGGEDCCLGDNDKSWSLYCYDNSYRAWHNSNPTTIDVPSSSSHRVGVYLDWPAGTLSFYRASSDTLTHLITFTSTFTEPLYPGFWVDYNSSVFRLWWEGDSVSLCQ from the exons gaggaaggctgtgcttctctggtctcagctctgaggtcaaacccctcacacctgagagagctggatctgagtaacaatgacctgaaggattcaggagtcagactgctctctgctggactggggaatccccactgtaaactggagactctgag gctgtcaggctgtctagtcacagaggaaggctgtgcttctctggtctcagctctgaggtcaaacccctcacacctgagagagctggatctgagtaacaatcacccaggagactcaggagtcagactgctctctgctggactggaggatccacactgcagactggagaaactcaa tgtggaacatggtggagagaacagaatgaaacctggacttagaaaat atgtctgtgatctcacactggacccaaacacagtaaacagactcctctctctgtctgaggagaacagaaaggtgacatgtaggagagagaagcagccgtatcctgatcacccagagagatttgaggactgtagacaggtgctgtgtagagagggtctgactgggcgctgttactgggaggtagagtggagtgggagAAGGGCTGGtataggagtgacatataaaggaatcagcaggggaggagggggtgaggactGTTGTCTTGGAGacaatgacaagtcctggagtctgTACTGCTATGACAACAGTTACAGAGCCTGGCACAATAGTAATCCCACTACCATAGACGTCCCCTCCTCCAGCtcccacagagtaggagtgtatctggactggccagccggcactctgtccttctatagagcctcctctgacacactgacccacctgatcacattcacctccacattcactgagcccctctatccagggttttggGTTGATTACAACTCCTCAGTGTTTAGGCTTTGGTGGGAAGGCGACTCAGTGTCCCTCtgtcagtga